From the genome of Erythrobacter litoralis, one region includes:
- the prfB gene encoding peptide chain release factor 2, translating into MRAEAQAHIDRIEAALALVRQSLDWERALRRLDELNARVQDPTLWDDPKEAQAISREQKTLETAVNTVREISSEMSDAIEFIEMGEAEGEDAVVQDGLKSLERLAVRADADKVQALLSGEADGNDTYLEIHAGAGGTESQDWAEMLFRMYSRWAERRGFKVETVEYQAGEAAGIKSATLLLKGENAYGYAKTESGVHRLVRISPYDSSARRHTSFSSVWVYPVIDDDIDIEINPADLKIDTYRASGAGGQHVNTTDSAVRITHQPTGIVVASQNDRSQHKNRATAMNMLKARLFEREMAEREAAASGEYQEKSEIGWGHQIRSYVLQPYQMVKDLRTGVTSTSPDNVLDGEIDPFISAALAQQVTGETVEIEDVE; encoded by the coding sequence ATGCGGGCAGAAGCCCAGGCCCATATCGACCGTATCGAAGCCGCACTCGCGCTCGTGCGCCAGTCGCTCGACTGGGAGCGTGCGCTGCGGCGGTTGGACGAACTCAATGCCCGCGTGCAGGATCCGACCCTGTGGGACGATCCCAAGGAAGCGCAGGCGATCAGCCGCGAGCAGAAGACGCTCGAGACCGCGGTGAACACGGTGCGCGAAATCTCGAGCGAGATGTCCGATGCGATCGAATTCATCGAAATGGGCGAGGCCGAGGGCGAGGATGCCGTCGTCCAGGACGGGCTGAAAAGCCTCGAACGGCTTGCCGTGCGGGCCGACGCCGACAAGGTCCAGGCGCTTCTTTCGGGCGAAGCGGACGGCAACGACACCTATCTCGAAATTCATGCCGGCGCTGGCGGGACCGAGAGCCAGGACTGGGCCGAGATGCTTTTCCGCATGTATTCGCGCTGGGCCGAGCGGCGAGGATTCAAGGTCGAGACGGTCGAATACCAGGCGGGCGAGGCCGCGGGGATCAAGTCGGCGACGCTGCTCCTGAAGGGCGAGAACGCATACGGTTATGCCAAGACCGAAAGCGGGGTTCACCGGCTTGTCCGGATCAGTCCCTATGACAGCAGCGCGCGCCGCCACACCAGCTTTTCCAGCGTCTGGGTCTATCCCGTCATCGACGACGACATCGACATCGAGATCAACCCCGCCGACCTCAAGATCGACACCTACCGGGCGTCCGGGGCTGGCGGGCAACACGTCAACACGACCGATTCCGCCGTTCGTATCACCCACCAGCCGACCGGCATCGTGGTGGCGAGCCAGAACGACCGCAGCCAGCACAAGAACCGCGCGACCGCGATGAACATGCTGAAAGCGCGCCTGTTCGAACGCGAAATGGCCGAGCGCGAAGCGGCGGCTTCGGGCGAGTACCAGGAAAAAAGCGAGATCGGGTGGGGTCACCAGATCCGCTCCTATGTTCTGCAGCCCTACCAGATGGTGAAGGACCTGCGCACCGGGGTCACATCGACTTCGCCCGACAACGTGCTCGACGGGGAGATCGACCCGTTCATATCGGCCGCGCTCGCGCAGCAGGTGACGGGCGAGACGGTCGAGATCGAGGACGTCGAATAG
- a CDS encoding peroxiredoxin, which produces MTRFRTLLVAALAVGVVAAPASAELPVGAAAPGFSTKAALAGEEFAFSLREALKKGPVVLYFYPKAFTRGCTLEANAFAETMPEFKKAGASVIGMSNDDIATLKRFSREECRDAFPVGVASAKVIADYDVKYAATDLASRTSYVIAPDGRIVAVHSDSDYRGHVTETLAAVRALSR; this is translated from the coding sequence ATGACCCGCTTCCGCACCCTTTTGGTCGCCGCGCTTGCCGTCGGGGTCGTCGCTGCCCCCGCTTCGGCCGAACTTCCGGTTGGAGCCGCAGCTCCCGGTTTTTCGACCAAGGCCGCGCTCGCGGGCGAGGAATTCGCCTTTTCCCTGCGCGAGGCGTTGAAGAAAGGCCCGGTCGTGCTCTATTTCTACCCCAAGGCCTTCACGCGGGGCTGCACGCTCGAAGCCAATGCCTTCGCCGAGACCATGCCCGAATTCAAGAAAGCAGGAGCGAGCGTGATCGGCATGTCGAATGACGACATCGCAACGCTCAAGCGCTTCAGCCGAGAGGAGTGCCGCGACGCATTCCCGGTAGGCGTCGCGAGCGCGAAGGTAATCGCCGATTACGACGTTAAATACGCCGCCACTGACCTTGCCAGCCGCACCTCCTATGTCATCGCGCCTGACGGGCGGATCGTTGCGGTCCATTCGGACAGCGACTATCGCGGCCACGTCACCGAAACGCTCGCCGCGGTGCGCGCGCTGTCTCGGTAA
- a CDS encoding N-acetylmuramoyl-L-alanine amidase family protein yields MSFRTLFLLVVALPAIMVGAAMLLGLTIPVPEWGRDYVLRFALGEEARRVDLPAIAGPDDPSRPLVVIDAGHGGRDPGSVGGGVREKDVVLAIARSLRAELLEAGGIRVAMTRDDDRIVPLADRPEIARQLGADLFLSIHADSAGERGDVGGASIYTLSNEASSEAAARFAERENNADRVNGIVIEGQSEAVSAILVELSQSRTQDEATEFAGLIAREGEGRIAFHPQARRSAELAVLRAPDVPGVLFESGFVTNRDDRARLTTEEGREAYAEVLARAIRVYFARRAEL; encoded by the coding sequence ATGAGCTTTCGCACCCTGTTTTTGCTGGTCGTCGCTTTGCCTGCGATCATGGTGGGCGCAGCCATGTTGCTGGGCCTTACCATTCCGGTGCCCGAATGGGGGCGCGACTATGTCCTGCGCTTTGCGCTGGGGGAGGAAGCGCGCCGCGTCGACCTGCCTGCCATTGCCGGTCCCGACGACCCGTCCCGCCCGCTTGTGGTGATCGATGCCGGCCATGGCGGGCGCGATCCCGGTTCGGTCGGAGGCGGCGTGCGCGAGAAGGACGTCGTGCTTGCCATTGCCCGTTCGCTGCGCGCGGAATTGCTCGAGGCGGGCGGGATCCGCGTCGCCATGACCCGCGATGACGATCGCATCGTTCCGCTCGCCGATCGGCCGGAAATCGCGCGTCAGCTGGGTGCCGACCTTTTCCTGTCGATCCATGCCGACAGCGCGGGCGAGCGGGGCGATGTCGGCGGGGCGAGCATCTACACCCTTTCCAACGAGGCTTCGAGCGAGGCGGCGGCCCGCTTTGCCGAGCGCGAGAACAACGCCGACCGCGTCAATGGCATCGTGATCGAGGGGCAGAGCGAGGCGGTCAGCGCGATCCTCGTTGAGCTTTCCCAGTCGCGCACGCAGGATGAGGCGACCGAGTTCGCAGGACTCATAGCGCGCGAGGGGGAGGGGCGAATCGCCTTCCACCCGCAGGCCCGCCGCTCCGCCGAGCTCGCCGTGCTGCGGGCACCCGACGTGCCGGGCGTCCTGTTCGAAAGCGGCTTCGTCACCAATCGCGACGACCGTGCGCGGCTCACCACCGAGGAAGGCCGCGAGGCCTATGCCGAGGTCCTCGCCCGGGCAATCCGGGTCTATTTCGCCCGTCGCGCCGAGCTTTAG
- a CDS encoding ribonuclease E/G yields MATRMLIDARHSEETRVAVLKGNRIEEFDFESAEHKQIKGNIYLAKVTRVEPSLQAAFVDFGGNRHGFLAFSEIHPDYYQIPYDDRQKLLAEEAEAAEEEQRLRDEEESEGIAPGDEYDAEEESGESLAEDFAEDGVEEIDDEDSDKVSTIEDGTSDDDDSDDEDDSDEENGENGENGSGNRRGRSRRGRRQGKARGNGNAKGGRSRAKEVDEVRAKRMALRRRYKIQDVIQRRQVLLVQVVKEERGNKGAALTTYLSLAGRYTVLMPNSSHGGGISRKINSTSDRKRLKQVVSDLKLPKTMGLIVRTAGISRTKPEIKRDFDYLARLWDEIRERTLASTAPALIHSDSDLVKRAIRDIYNREIEEVIVEGEEGYKAAKGFMKLLMPSHARRVKAYSDPVPLFQRYGAEDQLRAMYDPMVQLKSGGYLIINPTEALVSIDINSGRSTKEHGIEQTALHTNLEAAREIARQLRLRDMAGLVVIDFIDMEHNSNVRKVEKAMKEALKNDRARIQVGRISGFGLMEMSRQRLRTGVLEATTRECPHCDGTGLVRTASSAGLSALRLIEDEAAKGKGTIIRLAASTEAAIYLLNEKRDDLVEIEQRYGVRVEVLPEGENEGAKMNVSSAGPKPASAPRFDPIVDDDDDDEDLPEETDEDEDTSSDDNSTDDTSSDDDGGPRKKKRRRRRGGRGRKKRQENGENGSDENGDEQDSGSDESEAESGDGEEGGDGTKRRRRRGGRGRSRRQGSDEGAEGSDESLEQAADELGDVAEQVKEDMTVVSGPDNAPETAEAMAEEQAPAEEKPKRRRAPQKKKVEEAPAEGSAEAETPAAQEATEEKPKRKRAPRKTKAQKDAEAAAISGDAAPAEAGSAPEAEAQADAKPKAPRRRKSPAKKVEEAGETETATAEQTPAAENEAEESEKSGASGSGGKSAPRKRGWWQRTFGE; encoded by the coding sequence ATGGCAACGCGCATGCTTATCGATGCGCGCCACTCGGAAGAGACCCGGGTGGCGGTGCTCAAGGGCAACCGGATTGAGGAATTCGATTTCGAATCTGCCGAACACAAGCAGATCAAGGGCAATATCTATCTTGCCAAGGTAACACGGGTCGAACCCTCGCTGCAGGCGGCCTTCGTCGATTTCGGTGGCAATCGCCACGGCTTCCTGGCCTTCAGCGAAATCCATCCCGATTACTACCAGATCCCCTACGATGACCGGCAGAAACTGCTCGCCGAAGAGGCCGAGGCGGCCGAGGAAGAGCAGCGCTTGCGCGACGAGGAGGAAAGCGAGGGGATAGCGCCCGGCGACGAATACGACGCCGAGGAAGAGAGCGGCGAAAGCCTTGCCGAGGATTTCGCTGAAGACGGGGTCGAGGAGATCGACGACGAGGACTCGGACAAGGTCTCCACGATCGAGGACGGCACGTCCGACGACGACGATTCCGACGATGAGGACGATTCCGACGAGGAAAACGGCGAAAACGGCGAGAACGGCTCGGGCAACCGCCGCGGCCGATCGCGTCGGGGCCGACGTCAGGGCAAGGCCCGGGGCAACGGCAATGCAAAGGGCGGACGCAGCCGGGCCAAGGAAGTCGATGAAGTCCGCGCCAAGCGCATGGCGCTGCGTCGCCGCTACAAGATCCAGGACGTCATCCAGCGTCGCCAGGTCCTGCTCGTCCAGGTCGTCAAGGAAGAGCGCGGCAACAAGGGTGCGGCGCTGACCACCTATCTCAGCCTTGCCGGGCGCTATACGGTGCTCATGCCCAACAGCAGCCATGGCGGGGGCATCAGCCGCAAGATCAATTCGACCAGCGACCGCAAGCGGTTGAAGCAGGTCGTCTCCGACCTCAAGCTGCCCAAGACCATGGGCCTGATCGTGCGCACCGCCGGGATCAGCCGCACCAAGCCCGAGATAAAGCGCGATTTCGACTATCTCGCCCGGCTCTGGGACGAAATCCGCGAGAGGACCCTCGCCTCGACCGCGCCCGCGCTGATCCATTCGGACAGCGACCTCGTCAAACGCGCCATCCGCGACATCTACAACCGCGAGATCGAAGAAGTCATCGTCGAGGGCGAGGAAGGCTACAAGGCGGCCAAGGGCTTCATGAAGCTGCTGATGCCGAGCCATGCACGCCGGGTTAAGGCGTATTCCGATCCCGTTCCGCTGTTCCAGCGTTATGGCGCGGAGGACCAGCTGCGCGCGATGTACGATCCGATGGTGCAGCTGAAATCGGGCGGCTACCTCATCATCAACCCGACCGAGGCACTGGTCTCGATCGACATCAACTCCGGTCGCTCGACCAAGGAACACGGGATCGAGCAGACCGCGCTTCACACCAATCTCGAAGCCGCACGGGAAATTGCCCGCCAGCTGCGCCTGCGCGACATGGCAGGCCTCGTCGTGATCGATTTCATCGACATGGAGCACAATTCGAATGTGCGAAAGGTCGAGAAGGCGATGAAGGAGGCGCTCAAGAACGACCGGGCGCGTATCCAGGTCGGGCGCATTTCAGGCTTCGGCCTGATGGAAATGAGCCGTCAGCGCCTGCGCACCGGCGTGCTCGAGGCGACGACCCGCGAATGCCCGCATTGCGACGGCACAGGGCTTGTCCGCACGGCGTCAAGCGCGGGCCTGTCGGCACTGCGACTGATCGAGGACGAAGCGGCCAAGGGCAAGGGCACGATCATCCGCCTGGCTGCAAGCACCGAAGCGGCAATCTACCTCCTCAACGAAAAGCGTGACGACCTCGTCGAGATCGAGCAGCGCTATGGCGTGCGCGTCGAAGTCCTGCCGGAGGGCGAGAACGAGGGCGCGAAGATGAACGTCTCGAGCGCGGGACCCAAGCCCGCCTCAGCACCGAGATTCGATCCCATCGTCGACGATGATGACGATGACGAGGACCTGCCCGAGGAAACGGACGAGGACGAGGACACTTCCTCCGACGACAATTCCACCGACGACACGTCCTCTGACGATGACGGCGGCCCGCGCAAGAAGAAGCGCCGCCGTCGGCGCGGCGGTCGCGGTCGCAAGAAGCGGCAGGAAAACGGAGAGAACGGCTCGGACGAAAATGGCGACGAGCAGGATTCCGGTTCCGATGAAAGCGAAGCGGAAAGCGGCGATGGCGAAGAGGGCGGCGACGGCACGAAAAGGCGGCGCCGACGCGGCGGTCGCGGACGTTCGCGCAGGCAGGGAAGCGATGAGGGAGCCGAGGGTTCGGACGAAAGTCTGGAACAGGCTGCCGATGAACTGGGCGACGTCGCCGAGCAGGTAAAGGAGGACATGACCGTCGTCTCCGGCCCCGACAATGCTCCCGAAACCGCCGAGGCGATGGCCGAAGAGCAGGCTCCCGCCGAGGAAAAGCCCAAGCGCAGGCGCGCGCCGCAAAAGAAGAAGGTGGAGGAGGCTCCGGCCGAAGGGTCCGCGGAGGCCGAAACGCCCGCAGCGCAAGAGGCAACCGAAGAAAAACCGAAGCGCAAGCGCGCGCCGCGCAAGACCAAGGCGCAAAAGGACGCCGAAGCAGCCGCAATCAGCGGCGATGCGGCACCCGCCGAGGCCGGGTCTGCGCCCGAAGCCGAAGCACAGGCCGATGCAAAGCCCAAGGCTCCGCGCCGGCGCAAGTCCCCCGCTAAGAAGGTCGAGGAGGCGGGTGAAACCGAAACGGCAACCGCCGAACAAACGCCCGCTGCCGAAAACGAGGCGGAGGAATCGGAAAAGTCCGGTGCGTCCGGATCTGGCGGGAAGTCCGCGCCAAGGAAGCGCGGCTGGTGGCAGCGCACGTTCGGCGAGTGA
- a CDS encoding penicillin-binding protein 1A, with amino-acid sequence MTDPANLSFSDYARYRVSRDLTGLAGWFGAKWRGSILFKLAAAAFAVLVALWMAAWIWLASDLPDADKLLEYETPLPTVVRGFDGEIVHSYARERRVQLQYPDFPERLKQAYISAEDKTFYSHGGVDLTGTINAAFDYARKMGTGERAVGGSTITQQVAKNLLLGDEYSVTRKLKEMILASRIEDAMSKQEILELYLNEIPLGRRSFGVQAAARAYFDKDVADLELHEMAFLAILPKAPERYGRKGQEQAALGRRNFVLGQMEANGFITEAERAAAAAKPLGLVTQRRERSIDAGYFLEEVRRELIAQFGETAEDGPNSVYAGGLWVRTSLDPEMQDAAREALRDGLLRYHGNRGWSGAIATIDVSEGNWARQLQSSPLGIRYKDWRLGVVTSREGSSARIGFSDGLEAPLTGLPNALGTGDVIVAKPAGAGYAVATVPEAQGGLVVQDAQYGRVLAMQGGFDFRLSDFNRATQANRQPGSTIKPFVYAAGLDNGMTPSTQVDNTRYCYYQGANLGEKCIRGGRAGQFPMRYGLEQSQNIMTVQIGSTVGFDNVVETIERMNISDEAQPYPSTALGAGETTVSKMVAAYAALANHGRLNEPTVIDYVQDRRGKVIWRADERACTGCNMPEWDGTPMPRFGLKGEQAMDPRTAFQVMHMLKGVVQRGTATNLRDLGLPLFGKTGTTSGPKDVWFIGGTQELIAGAYVGFDSPRNMGGYAYGGTIAAPIVKSLIQKTKTRWSDLPPVAPEGVRMVRIDRRTGKRVFDGYPSDDPLSAIIWEAFKPDTEPERFTRQDAVAARRDEILELIRTGRLGAVPRAQENAFGQPSDFVEEQGGIY; translated from the coding sequence ATGACCGACCCCGCCAATCTCTCCTTTTCCGATTATGCTCGCTATCGCGTCAGCCGCGATCTGACGGGGCTTGCCGGATGGTTCGGCGCGAAATGGCGCGGGAGCATCCTGTTCAAGCTGGCCGCCGCCGCGTTCGCGGTGCTGGTCGCGCTTTGGATGGCTGCGTGGATCTGGCTTGCGAGCGACCTGCCGGATGCGGACAAACTGCTCGAATACGAGACCCCTCTGCCCACGGTCGTGCGCGGTTTCGATGGCGAGATCGTCCATTCCTATGCGCGTGAGCGGCGCGTCCAGCTGCAATATCCCGATTTCCCCGAGCGGCTGAAGCAGGCCTATATTTCGGCCGAGGACAAGACCTTCTACAGCCATGGCGGTGTCGATCTGACCGGTACGATCAATGCCGCCTTCGACTATGCCCGCAAGATGGGCACGGGCGAGCGCGCGGTGGGCGGCTCGACCATCACCCAGCAGGTCGCCAAGAACCTGCTTTTGGGCGATGAATATTCGGTCACCCGCAAGCTCAAGGAAATGATCCTCGCCAGCCGGATCGAGGATGCGATGAGCAAGCAGGAGATCCTCGAGCTTTATCTCAACGAGATCCCGCTCGGCCGACGGTCTTTCGGGGTGCAGGCGGCCGCACGGGCCTATTTCGACAAGGACGTGGCGGATCTCGAACTCCATGAAATGGCCTTCCTCGCGATCCTGCCCAAGGCGCCCGAACGGTACGGCCGCAAGGGTCAGGAACAGGCGGCGCTGGGCCGGCGCAATTTCGTGCTCGGCCAGATGGAAGCGAACGGCTTCATCACCGAGGCCGAACGCGCCGCGGCCGCCGCGAAGCCGCTCGGCCTCGTTACCCAGCGGCGCGAGCGCAGCATCGATGCCGGCTATTTCCTCGAGGAAGTTCGCCGCGAGCTGATCGCGCAATTCGGCGAGACTGCCGAAGACGGTCCGAACAGCGTCTATGCGGGCGGATTGTGGGTGCGCACCTCGCTCGACCCGGAAATGCAGGATGCCGCACGCGAGGCCCTGCGCGATGGCCTGCTGCGCTATCACGGCAATCGCGGGTGGAGCGGGGCGATCGCCACCATCGATGTCAGCGAGGGCAATTGGGCGCGCCAGCTGCAAAGCTCCCCGCTCGGCATCCGTTACAAGGACTGGCGCCTCGGCGTCGTCACCAGCCGCGAAGGCTCCTCGGCCCGGATCGGCTTTTCCGATGGGCTCGAAGCGCCGCTCACCGGCCTTCCGAACGCGCTTGGGACCGGCGATGTTATCGTCGCGAAGCCTGCCGGGGCCGGGTACGCGGTCGCCACCGTGCCAGAGGCGCAGGGCGGTCTCGTCGTGCAGGACGCACAATATGGCCGCGTGCTCGCAATGCAGGGCGGGTTCGATTTCCGCCTGTCCGATTTCAACCGCGCAACCCAGGCCAATCGCCAGCCGGGCTCCACGATCAAACCCTTCGTTTACGCCGCCGGGCTCGATAACGGGATGACCCCTTCCACCCAGGTCGATAACACCCGCTACTGTTACTACCAGGGCGCCAATCTCGGCGAGAAGTGCATTCGCGGCGGTCGTGCGGGCCAGTTCCCGATGCGTTACGGGCTTGAGCAGTCGCAGAACATCATGACCGTGCAGATCGGTTCGACCGTCGGGTTCGACAACGTGGTCGAAACGATCGAACGCATGAACATCAGCGACGAGGCGCAGCCTTATCCGTCCACCGCGCTGGGCGCGGGAGAGACCACGGTTTCGAAGATGGTCGCCGCCTATGCCGCGCTCGCCAATCACGGCCGCCTCAACGAACCGACAGTGATCGACTATGTCCAGGACCGCCGCGGTAAGGTCATCTGGCGGGCGGACGAGCGCGCCTGCACGGGCTGCAACATGCCCGAGTGGGACGGCACGCCGATGCCGCGCTTCGGCCTCAAGGGCGAACAGGCGATGGATCCGCGCACGGCGTTTCAGGTGATGCACATGCTCAAAGGCGTGGTCCAACGCGGCACGGCGACGAACCTGCGTGATCTCGGCCTGCCGCTGTTCGGCAAGACGGGCACCACCAGCGGGCCCAAGGACGTTTGGTTCATCGGCGGTACGCAGGAACTGATCGCGGGGGCCTATGTGGGCTTCGATTCCCCGCGCAACATGGGTGGCTATGCCTATGGCGGGACGATCGCAGCACCGATCGTCAAGAGCCTGATCCAGAAGACGAAAACGCGCTGGTCCGACCTCCCGCCGGTCGCGCCCGAAGGCGTGCGGATGGTCCGGATCGACCGTCGAACGGGCAAACGCGTCTTCGACGGCTATCCGAGCGACGATCCGCTGTCGGCGATCATCTGGGAGGCGTTCAAGCCCGATACCGAGCCGGAACGCTTCACCCGCCAGGACGCGGTCGCCGCACGCCGAGACGAGATTCTCGAACTGATCCGCACCGGGCGCCTCGGCGCGGTCCCGCGCGCGCAGGAAAACGCGTTCGGCCAGCCGAGCGATTTCGTCGAGGAGCAGGGCGGCATCTATTGA
- a CDS encoding class I SAM-dependent methyltransferase, translating to MRLRLLPALTLSLMAIPLAACDGLFATSDRPETALDFPEPDRPVARVVSNQFADEDARDERDEARIVMDLADIKAGMTVADIGAGEGYYTVRLAERVGEEGRVLAQDIDWEALERLGQRVERERLENISIKPGRADDPQLPPDSFDRIFLVHMYHEVTEPYAFLWRMWPALTAQGEIVVVETDRPVGRHGLPHALLFCEFEAVGYTLIEYLERPDIKGYFARFGKGQARVEPEAIKPCRAG from the coding sequence ATGCGCTTGCGACTGCTCCCGGCCCTGACGCTGTCCCTGATGGCGATACCGCTTGCCGCCTGCGACGGGCTGTTCGCCACTTCCGACCGGCCCGAGACCGCGCTGGACTTTCCCGAGCCTGACCGCCCCGTTGCCCGCGTCGTCTCCAACCAGTTCGCCGACGAGGATGCCCGCGACGAACGCGACGAGGCGCGGATCGTGATGGACCTTGCCGATATCAAGGCCGGCATGACGGTTGCCGATATCGGCGCGGGCGAAGGATATTACACCGTTCGCCTCGCCGAGCGAGTGGGCGAGGAAGGCCGCGTGCTGGCGCAGGACATCGACTGGGAAGCGCTCGAACGGCTCGGCCAGCGGGTCGAGCGCGAGCGGCTCGAGAACATTTCGATCAAGCCCGGCCGCGCCGACGATCCGCAATTGCCGCCCGACAGTTTCGACCGGATCTTCCTCGTTCACATGTATCACGAGGTGACCGAGCCCTATGCCTTCCTCTGGCGGATGTGGCCCGCGCTGACCGCGCAAGGCGAGATCGTCGTCGTCGAAACTGACCGCCCCGTCGGGCGTCATGGCCTGCCCCATGCCCTGCTTTTCTGCGAGTTCGAGGCGGTCGGCTATACGCTCATCGAATATCTCGAACGGCCCGACATCAAGGGTTATTTCGCCCGCTTCGGCAAGGGCCAAGCCCGCGTCGAACCCGAGGCGATCAAACCGTGCAGGGCAGGCTGA